The following are from one region of the Cetobacterium somerae genome:
- a CDS encoding replication initiation protein: MSFKISNQNIIFNTRTSKIENTIFLNILNKVNSDLKETIILESKEFKKLDSQDVIEALNGLMTKYISYSFIDEYDKNTFSQFPHISYFSKIDDVFYITIPPMIVNAFKKNSIESFLSLKTFFYFRQKSSHNFFNLVLKNSSENINLVLSIEELKNIFNVKEEAYDRFFDFEKALLKPLVENINSYSNYTLIYNKIKKGESKNNKVTAIEFILKNNSLIEKSAETNYLIQLIKSNIEDYKKIWESINSSINDIGFIQCKRAILFLKENNLTLSDNELINYLKRKGENIEEILQLNNHTLIKEKVSLYKDVTTFTKTIYNIMIGYNFYYSLNFKFLKDIKEFKEGDTFFYRDENYIVFGTYIENRGSFKIFQTQN, translated from the coding sequence TTGAGTTTTAAAATTTCTAACCAAAATATTATCTTTAATACGAGAACTTCTAAAATTGAAAATACCATTTTTTTAAACATATTAAATAAAGTAAACAGTGATTTAAAAGAAACTATTATCTTAGAGTCTAAAGAATTTAAAAAATTAGACTCTCAAGATGTTATAGAAGCTCTCAATGGACTTATGACTAAATATATCTCTTATTCGTTCATTGATGAGTATGATAAAAATACTTTTTCACAATTTCCTCATATTAGTTACTTTAGCAAAATTGATGATGTTTTTTATATAACCATCCCTCCTATGATAGTTAATGCTTTTAAAAAAAATAGTATTGAAAGTTTTTTATCTTTAAAGACCTTTTTTTACTTTAGACAAAAATCTTCACATAATTTTTTTAATCTAGTTTTAAAAAATAGCTCAGAAAATATAAATCTAGTTTTAAGTATTGAAGAGCTAAAAAATATCTTTAATGTAAAAGAAGAAGCTTATGATCGTTTTTTTGATTTTGAAAAAGCACTATTAAAACCCTTAGTAGAAAATATAAACTCCTATTCAAACTACACCCTTATTTATAATAAGATAAAAAAAGGAGAATCTAAAAATAACAAAGTTACTGCTATTGAATTTATTTTAAAAAATAACTCTCTTATTGAAAAAAGTGCTGAAACTAACTATTTAATTCAGCTTATCAAAAGTAATATTGAAGATTATAAAAAGATTTGGGAAAGTATCAACTCATCTATTAATGATATTGGATTTATTCAGTGTAAAAGAGCTATTCTTTTCTTAAAAGAAAATAATCTTACTCTTTCAGATAATGAATTAATAAACTATTTGAAAAGAAAAGGTGAAAACATTGAAGAGATTTTACAACTGAATAACCATACACTTATTAAAGAGAAGGTATCTTTATACAAAGATGTAACAACTTTTACTAAGACAATCTATAATATAATGATTGGTTATAACTTCTATTACTCTTTAAATTTTAAATTTTTAAAAGATATTAAGGAATTTAAAGAGGGGGATACTTTCTTTTATAGAGATGAAAATTATATTGTCTTTGGAACATATATTGAAAATCGTGGAAGTTTCAAAATTTTCCAAACTCAAAATTAA
- a CDS encoding ArsB/NhaD family transporter, protein MLSLILGLGIFIAVFYCIITEKVPGAWATMLGGLAMSMVGIFNEEQALHAIASRLEILFLLIGMMIIVHLISETGVFQWFAITLAKFVRGEPFLLIVFLAIVTAVCSAFLDNVTTILLMAPISILLAGELKLNPFPFVITEIMAANIGGTATLIGDPTQLIIGHESGLGFNEFLFNTSPVAIISMVILLANVYFIYGKDFHVSTELKARIMEMNPSRSLKDKKLLREAGTIFALVILGFVLNNFINKGLAIISLSGAFLLVTIAKRKPADIFKHVEWDTLFFFIGLFMMVLGIEKINVIDMVSDKMIAVTKGNFEFATMSIMTLSALFTSVIGNVANAATVSKIIDVMAPTFKGVHTDALWWALSFGSCLGGNISILGSATNVVAVGVAGKSGCKIDFVKFLKFGALIAIQTLVVAGIYLKLRYM, encoded by the coding sequence ATGTTAAGCTTAATATTAGGGCTTGGTATTTTTATAGCAGTGTTCTATTGTATCATAACAGAGAAGGTACCTGGAGCATGGGCAACAATGCTAGGTGGATTAGCTATGTCAATGGTAGGTATTTTTAATGAGGAACAAGCACTACACGCTATAGCAAGTAGATTAGAGATTTTATTTTTATTAATTGGTATGATGATAATAGTTCATCTTATATCTGAAACAGGAGTGTTCCAGTGGTTTGCTATTACATTAGCAAAATTTGTTAGAGGAGAACCGTTTTTACTTATAGTTTTCCTTGCAATAGTAACTGCAGTTTGTTCAGCGTTTTTAGATAACGTAACAACAATTTTACTAATGGCACCAATATCAATACTGTTAGCAGGGGAGTTAAAGTTAAATCCATTCCCATTTGTAATAACAGAGATAATGGCAGCAAATATAGGTGGTACAGCAACACTAATTGGAGACCCAACACAACTGATCATAGGTCATGAAAGTGGATTAGGATTTAATGAATTTTTATTTAATACATCACCAGTTGCAATAATATCAATGGTAATATTACTAGCAAATGTTTATTTCATCTATGGAAAAGATTTCCATGTTTCTACAGAGTTAAAAGCTAGAATTATGGAGATGAACCCAAGTAGAAGTTTAAAAGATAAAAAACTTTTAAGAGAAGCAGGAACAATTTTTGCATTAGTAATTCTTGGATTTGTATTAAATAACTTTATAAATAAAGGTCTTGCAATAATCTCTTTAAGTGGAGCATTTTTACTTGTAACAATAGCAAAAAGAAAACCAGCAGATATATTTAAGCACGTAGAGTGGGATACTCTGTTCTTCTTTATTGGATTATTTATGATGGTATTAGGAATCGAAAAAATAAATGTTATTGATATGGTTAGTGACAAGATGATTGCAGTAACTAAAGGAAACTTTGAGTTTGCAACAATGTCTATTATGACGTTATCAGCATTATTCACATCAGTAATTGGAAACGTTGCTAACGCTGCAACAGTTTCAAAAATCATAGATGTTATGGCTCCTACATTTAAAGGAGTTCATACAGATGCACTTTGGTGGGCATTATCTTTTGGTTCGTGTTTAGGTGGAAACATCTCTATTCTTGGTTCTGCAACAAACGTAGTAGCAGTTGGTGTAGCAGGAAAATCAGGATGTAAAATAGATTTCGTAAAATTCTTAAAGTTTGGTGCATTAATAGCAATACAAACTTTAGTAGTAGCAGGAATATATCTAAAATTAAGATATATGTAA
- a CDS encoding EAL domain-containing protein, with translation MLKVFILCFLLTQILLAASYIPKNIKEEKILESYRDTQLVLGLKATDFDNTIIDNQSLNTIVEDLFKNYLRLNIRVVKGSWDELLSMYSKKEIDILGSITQSEERKENSVFSLPLYDDSIYLATSNIEKYNLKDLKSLKEQDIFVTKDSIYTGYLKKFLRGNDIKVNIIEVEDSFLEKDGIFLTSKYNVVGWENTIKIGYLPDISIGLQKKLNDLTAIVNNALLEKYQGDIAKYLEKQSNVIYKNKFLKSLTQEERKYLENLSQITIALEPNNTLSYYSKDMKKFIGVIPFFIERFSKRTGINFKIVNDRNNNWNNIYNDFLEKKIRVVPLPENKEWSEDIIFTEPIYNPTLYKVSSFFSHNTKIGVVKGSIEESFVQEYYLKDDILFYKDYDELENSLNNYTINAAFLFDINKMDTSKFKVDEFMKIPISLGLYKSDEILKEIINKGIKNGLSIRRIEEEADIVKKQEAFNEYQRFQLTNKILYLLLAISLMFGMISIYKMLLNHKITKELKKDLITSLPNRVEFLNFIDEKKELKGYAIVVDINNFKEINDKYGQSSGDDILRIVADKLKRIFINQNIYRVSGDEFYIFSEEEFLIERLEELKKEMHSLKLSYQVDLSIGFYKNYNKNLETSFKYAYMAMEEVKKKNNFYYVEATDELIEKKEREYSIKSLLRNKNLSGLYGVYQPKFNIKNKNIVGAEVLARWKDEKLGFISPGEFIPIAEEINLIHLIDYKIANEGIKFISILKKNNLIDENFRMSFNLSMKSLERDDVVSVVKALLKENKVSGDYMEIEITESIFSTNLKTTLEKINELKKMNISLSMDDFTAGHSTVSLLPILPLDVVKFDKGILDAIGTKGDLVASNIYMALIGLIKDLNLKIVSEGIETKLQLEFLEKANVDIGQGYIFSKPIEDLNFIKKLTEKNTGS, from the coding sequence ATGCTAAAGGTTTTTATATTATGTTTTCTTTTGACTCAAATTTTATTAGCTGCTAGTTATATACCTAAAAATATTAAAGAGGAAAAAATCTTAGAAAGTTATAGAGATACTCAATTAGTTTTAGGTTTAAAAGCAACAGACTTTGATAATACTATTATAGATAATCAATCATTAAATACTATAGTAGAAGATTTATTTAAAAATTATTTACGTTTAAACATACGAGTAGTAAAGGGTAGTTGGGATGAACTACTATCAATGTACAGTAAAAAAGAGATTGATATTTTAGGATCTATAACTCAAAGTGAGGAAAGAAAAGAAAATAGTGTATTTAGCTTACCTCTATATGATGATTCAATCTATTTGGCTACTTCAAATATAGAAAAATACAATTTGAAAGATTTAAAAAGCTTAAAAGAACAAGATATATTTGTTACAAAAGACTCTATTTATACAGGATACTTAAAAAAGTTTTTAAGAGGAAATGATATAAAAGTTAATATAATTGAAGTTGAAGATAGCTTTTTAGAAAAAGATGGAATATTCCTGACTTCTAAATACAATGTTGTAGGTTGGGAAAATACAATTAAAATAGGTTATCTTCCAGATATATCTATAGGGTTACAAAAAAAATTAAATGATTTAACTGCAATAGTAAATAATGCTCTTTTAGAGAAATATCAAGGTGATATTGCAAAATATTTAGAGAAACAATCCAATGTGATATATAAAAATAAATTTTTGAAATCTTTAACTCAAGAGGAGAGAAAATATTTAGAAAACTTATCACAAATAACAATAGCCTTAGAACCTAATAATACTCTAAGTTATTATTCAAAAGATATGAAAAAATTTATTGGAGTTATTCCATTTTTTATAGAAAGATTTTCTAAGAGAACGGGTATAAATTTTAAAATTGTAAATGATAGAAATAATAATTGGAATAATATATACAATGATTTTTTAGAGAAAAAAATTAGAGTAGTACCTCTTCCAGAAAATAAGGAATGGAGTGAGGATATTATTTTCACTGAACCGATATATAATCCTACGTTGTATAAAGTATCAAGTTTTTTTTCTCACAATACTAAAATAGGTGTTGTAAAAGGATCGATAGAGGAAAGTTTTGTCCAAGAGTATTATTTAAAAGATGATATATTATTTTATAAAGATTATGATGAATTAGAAAATTCTTTAAATAATTATACTATAAATGCAGCTTTTTTATTTGATATTAATAAAATGGATACTAGTAAATTTAAGGTTGATGAATTTATGAAAATTCCAATATCTCTAGGGTTATATAAAAGTGATGAAATATTAAAAGAGATAATAAATAAAGGGATAAAAAATGGTTTAAGTATAAGAAGAATAGAGGAAGAAGCAGATATAGTAAAAAAACAGGAAGCTTTTAATGAGTATCAAAGATTCCAATTAACTAATAAAATTTTATACTTATTACTAGCGATATCTCTTATGTTTGGAATGATTTCTATATATAAAATGCTTTTGAATCATAAAATAACAAAAGAATTAAAAAAAGATTTAATTACATCTCTTCCAAATAGAGTAGAATTTCTAAATTTTATTGATGAGAAAAAAGAGTTAAAGGGCTATGCAATAGTGGTAGATATTAATAATTTTAAAGAGATAAACGATAAATATGGACAAAGTTCAGGAGACGATATTCTTAGAATAGTTGCAGATAAATTAAAAAGGATATTTATAAATCAAAATATTTATAGAGTTTCAGGAGATGAGTTTTATATTTTTAGTGAAGAAGAATTTTTAATTGAAAGATTAGAAGAATTAAAAAAAGAGATGCACTCTTTGAAGTTAAGTTATCAAGTAGATTTAAGTATAGGATTTTATAAAAATTATAACAAAAATTTAGAAACATCTTTCAAATACGCATATATGGCAATGGAAGAGGTAAAGAAAAAAAATAATTTTTATTATGTTGAAGCAACAGATGAGTTAATAGAAAAAAAAGAAAGAGAGTATTCGATAAAATCTCTTTTAAGAAATAAGAATTTAAGTGGATTATATGGAGTATATCAACCAAAATTTAATATAAAAAATAAAAATATTGTTGGTGCTGAAGTATTAGCGAGATGGAAAGATGAAAAGTTAGGTTTTATATCCCCAGGAGAGTTTATTCCCATAGCTGAAGAGATTAATTTAATACATTTAATAGACTACAAAATAGCGAATGAAGGAATAAAATTTATAAGTATTTTGAAAAAAAATAATTTAATTGATGAAAACTTTAGAATGTCTTTTAATCTATCAATGAAATCATTAGAAAGAGATGATGTTGTTTCAGTAGTCAAAGCTTTATTAAAAGAAAATAAAGTTTCAGGAGATTATATGGAGATTGAAATAACTGAATCCATCTTTTCAACAAATTTAAAAACAACATTAGAAAAAATAAACGAATTAAAAAAAATGAATATTTCTTTATCAATGGATGACTTCACAGCAGGTCACTCTACAGTTAGCTTACTACCTATATTGCCTTTAGATGTAGTAAAGTTTGATAAAGGAATATTAGATGCTATTGGAACAAAAGGAGATTTAGTAGCATCAAATATATATATGGCTTTGATTGGGCTTATAAAGGATTTAAATCTTAAAATTGTATCAGAAGGAATAGAAACAAAGTTACAACTAGAATTTTTAGAAAAAGCAAATGTTGATATTGGACAAGGATATATTTTTAGTAAACCTATAGAAGACCTGAATTTTATAAAAAAATTAACAGAAAAAAATACAGGCTCTTAA
- a CDS encoding NRAMP family divalent metal transporter translates to MKNNMSSKSGGAVLGAAFLMAMSAVGPGFLTQASIFTEQFKANFAFSILVSIIITLIVQLNISRIIGVSGLRGQDLANKIVPGLGYLIAILIVLGGFAFNIGNVGGAALGLNVLFGIDLTYSALLAGGVGALIFISKDAGKIIDKFTKILGVLMILVISYVALESKPPISEAAYSAVFPESYGDLSFSLLTLLGGTIGGYIIFAGGHKLLDANIKGKENLNNIDKSLLIGVSIASIIRIVLFLAVLGVVSAGATLNPENPPASAFMQGAGVVGYKIFGVVILASSLGTIVGAAYTSISFLKTLFPVVFQHEKGFIIGFILLSTLVMASIGKPVSLLLLAGALNGLILPITLGITLLASRKKEIVGDYKHSVILTIFGIAIVVIMGYEGIISLGSIAAIL, encoded by the coding sequence ATGAAAAATAATATGAGTTCAAAGAGTGGTGGTGCTGTTTTAGGTGCCGCTTTTTTAATGGCGATGTCAGCAGTAGGACCAGGCTTTTTGACTCAAGCATCAATTTTTACAGAACAATTTAAAGCTAACTTTGCATTTTCTATTTTGGTTTCAATAATTATAACTTTAATAGTTCAATTGAATATTTCTAGAATTATTGGAGTTTCAGGATTAAGAGGGCAAGATTTAGCAAATAAAATTGTTCCAGGGTTAGGATATTTAATAGCGATATTGATTGTTTTAGGAGGCTTTGCTTTTAATATAGGAAATGTAGGTGGAGCAGCTCTAGGTTTAAATGTATTATTTGGAATTGATCTTACATATTCTGCGCTATTAGCAGGAGGAGTGGGAGCATTAATTTTTATTTCAAAAGATGCTGGAAAAATAATAGATAAATTTACTAAAATATTGGGTGTTTTAATGATTTTAGTAATATCTTACGTGGCTTTAGAGAGTAAGCCACCAATTTCAGAAGCAGCTTATAGTGCAGTATTTCCAGAGTCTTATGGAGATTTGAGTTTCTCATTATTGACTTTACTTGGTGGAACTATAGGAGGGTATATAATTTTTGCAGGAGGTCATAAGTTATTAGATGCAAATATTAAAGGAAAAGAAAATTTAAACAATATAGATAAAAGTTTGTTAATAGGTGTAAGTATAGCTTCAATTATAAGAATAGTTCTGTTTTTAGCTGTCTTAGGAGTGGTTTCAGCGGGAGCTACCTTAAATCCAGAGAATCCACCAGCTTCGGCTTTCATGCAAGGGGCAGGAGTTGTAGGATATAAAATATTTGGAGTCGTTATATTAGCATCATCATTAGGAACTATAGTAGGTGCAGCGTATACATCAATTTCATTTTTAAAGACACTTTTTCCAGTTGTTTTTCAACATGAAAAGGGATTTATAATAGGATTTATTCTATTATCAACATTGGTTATGGCAAGTATTGGAAAACCAGTTTCGTTATTGTTATTAGCAGGAGCTTTAAATGGTTTAATTTTACCAATAACTTTAGGAATAACACTGCTTGCTTCAAGAAAAAAAGAGATAGTAGGAGATTACAAACACTCAGTTATACTTACAATATTTGGAATAGCTATAGTTGTTATTATGGGATATGAAGGAATAATATCTCTTGGAAGTATAGCAGCGATACTTTAA
- a CDS encoding PTS fructose transporter subunit IIC encodes MRKRILKSIIQVIPVFIIGGILSVISLYTDNQFLKDLSGYSFLMAPPLLAAYIAKEIAGSVGFIPGIILGYLSGAIGLGMFGGILVGVVLGYFINTLKKIEISIEVSSIMYLVIIPILSTLVVGMGFYYIFQGPMKFILDELGIYLNSLDDKNNVFLNFVLGGLIGVDLGGPINKVAYVYAVNTIEYGRGDIMGPIAVAISTPPLALGLSQFILKNRFSKTEREAGVISILLGFLGITEGALLFLTRDISVLPTTVIGAAIGAGAASILGVKSIVPHGGIIILPLIENKIGFLIALSIGVASTIFMLYFLKKGESNG; translated from the coding sequence ATGAGAAAAAGGATATTAAAAAGTATAATTCAAGTTATACCAGTATTTATAATTGGTGGAATTTTATCAGTAATATCGTTATATACAGATAATCAATTTTTAAAAGATTTAAGTGGATATAGTTTTTTAATGGCACCACCTCTTTTAGCAGCATACATAGCAAAAGAGATAGCTGGAAGTGTAGGATTTATTCCTGGAATTATTTTAGGATATTTGTCTGGTGCAATTGGTCTTGGAATGTTTGGAGGAATATTAGTTGGGGTAGTTTTAGGGTATTTTATAAATACTTTAAAAAAAATAGAGATATCTATAGAAGTTTCTTCAATAATGTATTTAGTAATAATTCCAATACTTTCAACTCTAGTTGTAGGAATGGGCTTTTATTATATTTTCCAAGGACCAATGAAATTTATATTAGATGAACTTGGGATCTATTTAAATAGTTTAGATGATAAGAATAATGTATTTTTAAATTTTGTTTTAGGTGGACTTATAGGAGTAGATTTAGGAGGACCAATAAATAAAGTGGCATATGTTTATGCTGTAAATACTATTGAGTATGGCAGAGGAGATATAATGGGACCAATAGCAGTGGCTATTTCAACTCCTCCTTTAGCTTTGGGATTATCACAGTTTATATTAAAAAATAGATTTTCTAAAACTGAGAGAGAAGCGGGAGTAATATCTATACTTTTAGGGTTTTTAGGGATTACAGAGGGAGCACTATTATTTTTAACAAGAGATATTTCTGTATTACCAACAACTGTTATTGGAGCAGCAATAGGTGCTGGAGCAGCATCGATATTAGGGGTAAAATCAATAGTACCTCATGGAGGTATTATAATATTACCATTAATAGAAAATAAAATAGGCTTTTTAATAGCATTATCAATAGGTGTAGCATCAACAATATTTATGTTGTATTTTTTAAAAAAAGGGGAGAGCAATGGATAG
- a CDS encoding CBS domain-containing protein encodes MKLSSYLSEKVIIPNIKGNNINELVENLLDQLVENNKSLKNEKMVMKKAVLKREEEASTYLGYGVAVPHARLEHYDDILVAIGFPEKPVMVKTIDNKEEELKIVILVIADVLKGKKILKIMSGISKLAMKNKVILDRIIEEKDPVETIKILEAANIEVDHNITAEDLMTNVPKPVKETNTLEDIAKIIIMEKVSGIPVVDKNNNFLGEITERELIAFGMPKYTTILNDLNFMTVGEPFENYLINEKTTTIEELYRREGVVTVDREASLMEVSYLFMNRGVTRIYVVESGKYLGIILRSDIIRKILHI; translated from the coding sequence ATGAAGCTGTCTAGCTATCTATCGGAAAAAGTAATTATTCCAAACATAAAAGGAAATAATATTAACGAATTGGTAGAAAATCTTTTAGATCAACTTGTTGAAAACAACAAATCATTGAAAAATGAAAAAATGGTTATGAAAAAGGCTGTTCTAAAAAGAGAGGAAGAAGCATCAACATATTTAGGATATGGAGTTGCAGTACCACACGCAAGATTAGAGCATTATGATGATATCTTAGTGGCAATAGGATTTCCAGAAAAACCAGTTATGGTAAAAACTATTGATAACAAAGAGGAAGAGTTAAAAATAGTTATACTTGTAATAGCTGATGTTTTAAAAGGAAAAAAGATTCTGAAAATAATGTCAGGTATATCTAAATTAGCTATGAAAAACAAAGTTATTTTAGATAGAATAATTGAGGAAAAAGATCCTGTTGAAACTATAAAAATATTAGAAGCTGCAAATATTGAAGTAGACCATAATATTACAGCAGAAGATTTAATGACTAATGTACCAAAACCAGTAAAAGAAACTAATACATTAGAGGACATTGCAAAAATAATAATAATGGAAAAGGTTAGTGGAATTCCTGTGGTAGATAAGAATAATAACTTTTTGGGAGAGATAACAGAAAGAGAGCTAATTGCATTTGGAATGCCTAAATACACAACTATTTTAAATGACTTAAACTTCATGACTGTGGGAGAGCCATTTGAAAACTATCTAATAAATGAAAAAACAACAACAATAGAAGAGTTATATAGAAGAGAAGGAGTTGTAACAGTAGATAGAGAGGCTTCGTTAATGGAGGTATCATATTTATTTATGAACCGTGGTGTTACTAGAATATATGTTGTTGAAAGTGGAAAGTATCTTGGAATTATTTTAAGATCAGATATTATAAGAAAAATATTACATATATAA
- a CDS encoding PTS fructose transporter subunit IIABC, giving the protein MLEKKYIKLKLTGKTKDEILQELVDVLDNGGALENKDEFLKVVKAREATSSTGLEEGIAIPHGKTKAVKKPAVAFGRSEGVDFNSLDGEPSKLFFMIAAPEDATDSHIETLSKLTNKLLDDEVREKLENAKTEDEILNILNEEKKETVKSVESRDGYVVAVTACPVGIAHTYMAADSLVNKGKELGVEIKVETNGSVGVKNELTAEDIKRATGVIVAADKTIDMDRFAGKKVIQVPVKQAIRAPKELIEKTLNGEGEIYKSSSNGKKEVPKNEKTGIYKHLMNGVSHMLPLVVCGGVLIALSIALSGIKAGSGADVTNPFFKSMLDLGVAAFGLMIPILSGYIAMSIADRPGLAPGLVGGALANTVGAGFLGGMVAGFAAGYIAKWVKSWNVPEGLKPIMPIFVIPLVSTSLVGVIMYFIGAPISGFMNMLTDVLKGMEAGSVFLALILGCMISFDMGGPINKVAFLFGSAMITQGVPTVMGPIAVAICIPPIGMGIATMMAPKNYEVGEREAGKAAFAMGLIGITEGAIPFAAADPFRVIPSIMVGSGVGAVIAAIGKVADHAPHGGPIVLPVVDNKLMFIIAIVVGSLISAIMVNILKKFKKQ; this is encoded by the coding sequence ATGTTAGAAAAAAAGTATATAAAACTAAAACTAACAGGTAAAACAAAAGATGAGATACTACAAGAGCTTGTAGATGTTTTAGATAATGGTGGGGCATTAGAAAATAAGGATGAGTTTTTAAAAGTTGTAAAGGCTAGAGAGGCTACATCATCAACAGGATTAGAAGAGGGAATTGCAATTCCTCATGGAAAAACAAAGGCAGTGAAAAAACCAGCGGTAGCTTTTGGAAGATCAGAAGGAGTGGACTTTAATTCTTTAGATGGAGAGCCATCAAAACTATTCTTTATGATAGCAGCTCCAGAAGATGCAACAGATTCTCATATAGAAACATTATCGAAGTTAACAAATAAACTTTTAGATGATGAAGTAAGAGAAAAGTTAGAAAATGCTAAAACAGAGGATGAAATTTTAAATATATTAAATGAAGAGAAAAAAGAGACTGTAAAATCTGTAGAATCAAGAGATGGTTATGTGGTTGCTGTAACAGCTTGTCCAGTAGGAATTGCTCATACATACATGGCAGCTGATTCTTTAGTAAATAAAGGTAAAGAGTTAGGAGTAGAGATAAAAGTTGAAACAAATGGAAGCGTTGGAGTTAAAAATGAATTGACAGCTGAAGATATAAAAAGAGCTACAGGAGTTATAGTTGCAGCAGATAAGACAATAGATATGGATAGATTTGCAGGTAAAAAAGTTATTCAAGTTCCAGTAAAACAAGCTATAAGAGCTCCAAAAGAGTTAATTGAAAAGACACTAAATGGAGAGGGAGAAATCTATAAATCTTCTTCTAATGGGAAAAAAGAAGTTCCAAAAAATGAAAAAACTGGAATTTATAAACATCTAATGAATGGTGTTTCTCATATGTTACCATTAGTAGTATGTGGAGGAGTTTTAATAGCTCTTTCAATAGCATTATCAGGAATAAAAGCAGGATCAGGAGCAGATGTAACAAATCCATTCTTTAAATCGATGTTAGATTTAGGAGTTGCAGCATTTGGACTTATGATACCAATTCTTTCAGGGTATATAGCGATGAGTATAGCGGATAGACCAGGACTTGCTCCAGGACTTGTTGGTGGTGCTTTAGCAAATACAGTTGGAGCAGGATTTTTAGGTGGTATGGTTGCCGGTTTCGCTGCAGGATATATAGCTAAATGGGTAAAATCATGGAATGTTCCAGAGGGATTAAAGCCAATTATGCCAATATTTGTAATACCTTTAGTTTCAACATCTTTAGTTGGAGTTATAATGTATTTCATAGGTGCACCTATTAGTGGATTTATGAATATGTTAACAGATGTATTAAAAGGAATGGAAGCAGGATCAGTGTTTTTAGCACTTATTTTAGGATGTATGATTTCTTTTGATATGGGTGGACCAATAAATAAAGTTGCATTCCTATTTGGTTCAGCAATGATAACTCAAGGAGTTCCAACAGTGATGGGACCAATTGCAGTTGCAATTTGTATTCCACCAATTGGTATGGGAATAGCAACAATGATGGCACCTAAGAACTATGAAGTTGGAGAAAGAGAAGCTGGAAAAGCAGCTTTTGCAATGGGATTAATTGGAATCACAGAAGGAGCGATACCATTTGCTGCAGCAGATCCATTTAGAGTTATTCCATCTATAATGGTTGGAAGTGGAGTTGGAGCAGTTATAGCGGCAATAGGAAAAGTTGCGGATCATGCACCTCATGGAGGACCAATAGTATTACCAGTAGTAGACAATAAGTTAATGTTTATTATTGCGATTGTAGTAGGATCTCTGATAAGTGCAATAATGGTAAATATTTTAAAGAAATTTAAGAAACAGTAG
- a CDS encoding GNAT family N-acetyltransferase, which translates to MDRSVENIHLIMTKENLDFNEKQLPEGYEFVMYESGMMNKWIEIQLSSKHILERLEGENYFKDVFLKNENFLKESMIFIKDSKGDLVGTGAIWEGKYFPQDKNKSYRLHWIAVDPKHGGKGLAKAIVSKLLSIFKDKKMGEGLYLSTQTCSYVAIKIYLDFGFKPYDLEKNQKGWDIVFNKINVQ; encoded by the coding sequence ATGGATAGAAGCGTAGAAAATATACATCTGATTATGACTAAAGAGAATTTAGATTTTAATGAAAAACAACTTCCAGAGGGATATGAGTTTGTAATGTATGAATCAGGAATGATGAATAAATGGATTGAAATTCAACTTTCATCTAAGCATATACTTGAAAGACTTGAAGGAGAAAACTATTTTAAAGATGTATTCTTAAAAAATGAAAATTTTTTAAAAGAAAGTATGATTTTTATTAAGGATAGTAAAGGAGACTTAGTAGGAACAGGGGCTATTTGGGAGGGAAAGTATTTTCCACAAGATAAAAATAAAAGTTATAGATTACATTGGATTGCAGTAGATCCAAAACATGGTGGAAAAGGGTTAGCAAAAGCTATAGTATCAAAACTACTTTCAATATTTAAAGATAAAAAAATGGGAGAGGGATTATATCTCTCCACACAAACATGTAGCTATGTAGCTATAAAAATATATTTAGACTTTGGCTTTAAACCCTATGATTTAGAAAAAAATCAAAAAGGTTGGGATATAGTTTTCAATAAAATTAATGTTCAATAA